The nucleotide window AACACGTCTGCTTTTTTCTCACGAAACTGTTTCAGCAGCTTCTCGTGAGCCCCTTTTTCCGTTGTCGTATCCACATCCATCCGAATGACCCGAATGCCCGGAAAGAGCTTCGCAAGCTCTTCCTCGACCCGCTGTGTACCTGTACCAAAGTATCGAATATGCTCACTTCCACAATCTGGACACACTTCAGGAGCCGCTTCCGCATACCCGCAGTAATGACAACGGAGATTATTCGAGCGCTGATGATACGTCAATGAAATATCACATTCGGGACAACCTGCCACATATCCACAACTTCGGCACATCACAAAGGTCGAATATCCACGGCGATTCAGCAGAAGCACCGTCTGTTCACCGCGCTCCAAGCGCTCCTCTAAACCTTTGTGCAAAGCCCTGCTGAACATGGAACGGTTGCCATCCTTCAATTCTTCGCGCATGTCAACAATTCGTACTTCAGGCAACTTGTTACCCAGTGCCCGTGTTGGCATCTCCAGCAAGAGTGGTGCAAAATCATCGTTGCTCTGCGAGCGTGCCGCATAGTAACTTTCCAGCGAAGGTGTCGCTGAACCCAGAACAACCACGGCCTGATGCTGCTGTGCTCTTTTTACGGCTACATCACGGGCATGATATTTCGGAGTTTCCTCCTGTTTGTAAGAAGTCTCGTGCTCTTCATCCATAATGATCAGCCCAAGGCGACTGAACGGAGCAAATACGGCTGAACGTGCCCCAATGGCAACCTTCACCTGACCCTCACGAATCTTGCGCCATTCATCATAACGTTCACCGCCTGACAGACGACTGTGCATGACCGCAACCTGATCACCAAAGCGCCCTTTGAAGCGCTCTACCATCTGCGGGGTCAGTGCAATCTCGGGCACCAATACGATGGCCTGCCGATCCTGCTCGATGCATTGTTGAATGGTTTGAAGATAGACTTCTGTCTTGCCGCTGCCTGTGACACCATGCAGTAAAAATACCCCATGGCGCTGTTCCTGCAATCGGCCATTGATATTGTCATAGACATGTTTTTGCTCATCGGTCAGAACCAGCGGTTCAGTCGCTTTGAACGTCCTGCCCTGATACGGGTCACGGAAGACCTCAACGTCCTCGGTGACGATCAGTCCCTTTTCCTCAAGCCCTTTAATCGTTGCGGCCGATACCTGTAGTGTAGATAACACTTCTTTCATCGGCATGGGCAACAGTTCTTTCATTTCCAGCAAAAAAGCCAGAATCTCCTTCTGTCGCTGTGCTTTCGCCGGGAATGAAGCAAGTGCTTCCTGAGCAGCAGCAATATCTACAGCCAGATCAACGGACTTCATCGTTTTTTTATTTAACTTGTCCTTGATGGCCTGACTTTCCAGCAGCACGCCACCAAGCAATAATTTCTTAATTAGTGCAGCATGATTGGGATATTTTCGACTCAGTTGTTGCAGCGGTACCTGACCCCGACTTTTGACAAAACGGATGATATCCTGCTGTACTTTCTCGGTCGTAGACTCTTCTCCCCAAACAAATAACACCTCATCATCCGGTTGTGCTCCCGCCATCTGTCCATCAAGTGCATCTCCCAGCGAGATGTATCGCTCTGCTTTCCCTTTCAATGCCGTCGGCACCATGACCTGCAATGACAAAATCCGGTTACTGGCATAACGTCCACTCATCCATTCGGCCAACTCAACCAAATCCTTTGACAACGGGGGAACAATGTCCAGTAACTCCTGAATCTGCTTAAGCTTGAATGTTTCCTCTCCGGTACGCGGCACAAGATCAATCACGAATCCCTGCACCGTCCGATGACCAAAAGGCACACCCACCCGGCTGCCAATCTCGATCCATTCCCTCATCGATTCAGGTACCAAGTAATCAAACGGCCGGTCTGTTTCCTTCACAGGAACATCGACAATGACCTTGGCAATCTCCATATCCTAATTCCTCCCTGCAATGCGCTCCGCCGCAATCCGGAGCAACCGATGAGCCACATCGTCCTTGGCCATCACTTGAAGCTCCTCCACCAAACCCTCCCGGTCATAGATATGTACCGCGTTGGTGTCTGTTCCAAATCCTGCACCCGTGCGGGTTACGTCATTGGCTACGATCAGATCACAATTTTTCCGTTCCAATTTCTCACGTGCATACATCTCAACCGACTGAGTTTCCGCAGCAAAACCAATCAAAAACTGATGGGTCTTCTGTTTACCCAGTGTTTCAAGAATATCTATATTTTTAACAAGTTCGAGCGACAGCGTGTCGCCTTTCTTCTTGATCTTCTCGGTATAAACTTCCTTTGGACGATAATCGGCAACTGCCGCCGCCTTAACCACGATATCTGCATCATCCCACTCGCGTGTTACCGCTTCATACATATCCTGTGCAGACTGTACAGGAATCAACTCAACATTCTCCGGCGGCTTGGCTTGGGTACTGCCCATAACCAATTTCACATCTGCCCCCAGATCACGCGCAGCTGCGGCTATGGCAAATCCCATTTTGCCAGATGAATCGTTCGTAATATATCGTACTGGATCAATGCGCTCAATCGTACCTCCAGCCGTAACGACAACCTTCTTGCCATGTAACAATGGAGCTTGTCCCTGCCGACTAATGTCTGCAGACTTGCGCTGTTCAAAGAAACGTTCCACCACATCCACAATGCTCTCCGGTTCTTCCAGACGTCCCTTGCCCACATATCCACACGCAAGCAGACCTTCACCCGGTTCAATCATCATGGCGCCCCGTTCAACAAGCAGGCTCATATTATGCTTTACAGCTGGATGATCATACATATGTACATTCATAGCTGGTGCAATCATGACAGGGGCTGTCGTGGCAAGCAACGTCGTTGAGAGCATATCATCTGCCATGCCATGCGCCATCTTGGCAATCACATTCGCTGTAGCCGGAGCAACCAGAACAAGATCAGCCAGATCGGCCAGATGAATATGAGATACGACTGCCGGCTCACGCTCATCAAATGTATCGGTATATACGGTGTTTCGGGTCAACGTTTGCAGCGTTAATTCGGTAATAAACTGTGTAGCGGAAGCTGTCATAATCACATGAACATCCGCTCCCTTTTGCACCAGTCTGCTGCATAATGTTGCCGCTTTGTAAGCGGCTATGCCGCCTGTCACACCAAGCACGATTTTTTTACCGTTCAACATGTTTACTTCCCCCGATATTTATACGACGTCTAATTATTAAGATTCCGTTAAAATATGCTTATTCGTAAAAAAATAACAACCTCGCGGTTGTCAATTAATCCGGCTTACGCCGTATGCAGTTGAAGAGCAGCCGCAGGCGGCTTACTCTTCTTCTTCGTCCTGTCCTTTGATGACAACGAGCAGGTCTCCATAGATTTCTTCCAGTGCAACGCCAACTTGCTTATGGGATCTCGCACCTCTTAAATCCGTTTTTTCACCTTCACGTAGCTGTCTAGCCCGGCGGGAAGCAGCAACAACAAGGGAATACTTGCTGTCGACTTTGTTCATCATTTCATCAATAGAAGGATACAGCATATTAACAAACACCTCTTCGCATTAGTATAATCGCAAGTTGCCGCCTGACAGAACTGATGTGGCATGTCTTCACATTCAGGCAGTCCGAGAGGACTACTTCAGTATATGATATGACAACTGCCCCACTTATATCGCATTCTGCAGCGGCAAAAGGGATTATTTATTGATCTTACAATGTTCGGCGATTATGATGCTTTCTATTCTCTTGCACGCCAAATCAATTTCATCATTAACAACAGCGTAATCATACTGCTCCAGCAGACTGATCTCATCGACCGCCACAGACATCCGGTGATCAATGGTCGCTTGACTTTCAGTACCACGACCCTGAATGCGATCTTTCAGCTCGTCCAATGAAGGAGGAAGCAGGAAAACAAAGATGCCTTCCGGGAATTTCTCTTTCACTTTTAACGCGCCTTGAACCTCAATCTCCAGAATGATGTCGCGGCCTTCGTTAATCGTTTTCTCTACAAAATCACGCGGTGTTCCGTAATAATTACCGACATACTCCGCATGTTCCAACAATTGATCTTCAGCAATCATGTTCTGGAACTCTTCATGACTTCTGAAGAAATAGTTCACACCATGTTCTTCACCAAGACGAGGCTGACGGGTTGTCGCCGATACGGAATAGATCAATTCCGGCACCCGTTTGCGCAAAGCGCTGCATACTGTACCCTTCCCGACCCCAGATGGGCCGGACAACACTACTAGTAATCCCTTAGACATATTACACTCCATTTTATTCGTCGTTATCATCATCTTTCGAAGAAAGACGATGGGCGACCGTCTCCGGCTGAACTGCAGACAGAATGACATGATCGCTATCCGTAATAATTACGGCACGAGTACGTCTTCCGTACGTTGCATCAATCAGCATGTGACGATCTCTTGCCTCTTGTATAATTCTCTTGATCGGCGCCGATTCCGGACTCACGATGGATATAATCCGGTTCGCCGATACGATGTTACCGAATCCAATGTTAATGAGTTTGATTGCCATAATCAGGTTCTTCCCCCTATACATGCGACTCTTATGCCGAAATGTGGCCGTTCATTCGATATTCGCCGCTTGCTCACGAATCTTCTCCAGCTCCGCCTTCATCTCGACAACACGGTTCACCAGAGCCAAGTGGTTGGCTTTTGATCCAATCGTATTGACTTCCCGATTCATCTCTTGAATTAGAAAGTCCAACTTACGACCTACCGGTTCATCACTCTTCAGCAGTTCCCTGCTCTGTCCAAAGTGACTGAGTAGACGCGTAAGCTCCTCTTCTATGTTAGAACGATCGGCAAACATTGCAATTTCCATACCCAATTTATGCTCATCAAAAGGGAAAGAGCCTTCTTCCTGCATTTCCGTAAGCCTCTGCCTTAACTTGTTGCGGTAATCACTCACCACAGTCGGTGCAAGAGCAAGCATCTCGGTATGCAGTGACTCCAGACGGATAATCCGCCGTTCCAGATCACTGGCCAGATGAAGACCCTCGCGTGCGCGCATCTGCTCCAGACTGGACAGAGCCTCTCTCAATCCTTCCTGCAAAACTCGCTCCCATTCGTCTTTCTGCTCTTCGGGAATGGAACTTGTCCCATCCGAATGAACCATGACGTCCGGCAGCCCAAGCATATCCACAATACTTGGTTTTCCGTGCATTCCAAATTGAGTCTCCAGTTGCTCTGCAGCCTGCAGATAGGCCCTGACCGTCTGTTCATTCAGAACAGCGGGAAGAGCCTGGTCTTCCTCTTTTTCTTTCATTACATAAACATCAATCCGCCCACGTTTCAAACGACTCTGTACGATCTTCCTCAAACCGTCTTCATAATACGTCCACTCTCTTGGCAGACGCATCATCACTTCGCAATAACGATGATTAACAGATTTGATCTCTAATTGTACCTTATAGCCGCCAAAATGAAAGGCGGATTGACCGTATCCGGTCATACTGAATGACATCGGCATCACATCCGTTTTACTATTGTAATTGATTATTAGGGTTGAAACAAGTAGGACATTGATGCTCCGACTTCTCCCATACATATTGAGTCAGTTCAGCCGTCATGCCGTAGAACATAAACGGTGTCATGAGATAGATGCCTTTGAAATGCGCTGTGGCTACGTCCAGCAGTTCCTTAGCAATTTTTACCCCCATCGCACGACCCTCTTCACCTTCCAGACCTGCCATCCGGGAACGCACTTCATCCGAAAGCTGGATTCCCGGAACCTCGTTGTGCAGATACTCTGCATTCCGTCCACTTGCCAGTGGCATCACACCTACAAAAATGGGCACATCCAGATGTTTGGTCGCTTCGTGCATTGCTACAATCAACTCAGGATCATAGATCGGTTGTGTCATGATGTAATCAGCGCCAGAGGCAATTTTCTTCTCCAGACGTTGTACAGCTTTCTCCAGATGTTTCACATTGGGATTGAACGCCGCT belongs to Paenibacillus sp. FSL H8-0079 and includes:
- the priA gene encoding primosomal protein N' encodes the protein MEIAKVIVDVPVKETDRPFDYLVPESMREWIEIGSRVGVPFGHRTVQGFVIDLVPRTGEETFKLKQIQELLDIVPPLSKDLVELAEWMSGRYASNRILSLQVMVPTALKGKAERYISLGDALDGQMAGAQPDDEVLFVWGEESTTEKVQQDIIRFVKSRGQVPLQQLSRKYPNHAALIKKLLLGGVLLESQAIKDKLNKKTMKSVDLAVDIAAAQEALASFPAKAQRQKEILAFLLEMKELLPMPMKEVLSTLQVSAATIKGLEEKGLIVTEDVEVFRDPYQGRTFKATEPLVLTDEQKHVYDNINGRLQEQRHGVFLLHGVTGSGKTEVYLQTIQQCIEQDRQAIVLVPEIALTPQMVERFKGRFGDQVAVMHSRLSGGERYDEWRKIREGQVKVAIGARSAVFAPFSRLGLIIMDEEHETSYKQEETPKYHARDVAVKRAQQHQAVVVLGSATPSLESYYAARSQSNDDFAPLLLEMPTRALGNKLPEVRIVDMREELKDGNRSMFSRALHKGLEERLERGEQTVLLLNRRGYSTFVMCRSCGYVAGCPECDISLTYHQRSNNLRCHYCGYAEAAPEVCPDCGSEHIRYFGTGTQRVEEELAKLFPGIRVIRMDVDTTTEKGAHEKLLKQFREKKADVLLGTQMVAKGLDFPDVTLVGVITADSALNLPDFRAAEKTFQLLTQVAGRAGRHQLPGEVFVQSYTPEHYSIGHASQHDYVSFVREELLHRRNLQYPPYCRLILVTFSHEQLPVLIRLAENYTRILKEKANAAGWLGSLDRFSNDAFDVLGPVASPIPRIKNRYRFQCMIKWRGDVDAIGLALATARRMDDDVQAQKLLISLDVDPQMLM
- the coaBC gene encoding bifunctional phosphopantothenoylcysteine decarboxylase/phosphopantothenate--cysteine ligase CoaBC: MLNGKKIVLGVTGGIAAYKAATLCSRLVQKGADVHVIMTASATQFITELTLQTLTRNTVYTDTFDEREPAVVSHIHLADLADLVLVAPATANVIAKMAHGMADDMLSTTLLATTAPVMIAPAMNVHMYDHPAVKHNMSLLVERGAMMIEPGEGLLACGYVGKGRLEEPESIVDVVERFFEQRKSADISRQGQAPLLHGKKVVVTAGGTIERIDPVRYITNDSSGKMGFAIAAAARDLGADVKLVMGSTQAKPPENVELIPVQSAQDMYEAVTREWDDADIVVKAAAVADYRPKEVYTEKIKKKGDTLSLELVKNIDILETLGKQKTHQFLIGFAAETQSVEMYAREKLERKNCDLIVANDVTRTGAGFGTDTNAVHIYDREGLVEELQVMAKDDVAHRLLRIAAERIAGRN
- the rpoZ gene encoding DNA-directed RNA polymerase subunit omega, yielding MLYPSIDEMMNKVDSKYSLVVAASRRARQLREGEKTDLRGARSHKQVGVALEEIYGDLLVVIKGQDEEEE
- the gmk gene encoding guanylate kinase, which translates into the protein MSKGLLVVLSGPSGVGKGTVCSALRKRVPELIYSVSATTRQPRLGEEHGVNYFFRSHEEFQNMIAEDQLLEHAEYVGNYYGTPRDFVEKTINEGRDIILEIEVQGALKVKEKFPEGIFVFLLPPSLDELKDRIQGRGTESQATIDHRMSVAVDEISLLEQYDYAVVNDEIDLACKRIESIIIAEHCKINK
- a CDS encoding DUF370 domain-containing protein, coding for MAIKLINIGFGNIVSANRIISIVSPESAPIKRIIQEARDRHMLIDATYGRRTRAVIITDSDHVILSAVQPETVAHRLSSKDDDNDE
- a CDS encoding YicC/YloC family endoribonuclease, with amino-acid sequence MSFSMTGYGQSAFHFGGYKVQLEIKSVNHRYCEVMMRLPREWTYYEDGLRKIVQSRLKRGRIDVYVMKEKEEDQALPAVLNEQTVRAYLQAAEQLETQFGMHGKPSIVDMLGLPDVMVHSDGTSSIPEEQKDEWERVLQEGLREALSSLEQMRAREGLHLASDLERRIIRLESLHTEMLALAPTVVSDYRNKLRQRLTEMQEEGSFPFDEHKLGMEIAMFADRSNIEEELTRLLSHFGQSRELLKSDEPVGRKLDFLIQEMNREVNTIGSKANHLALVNRVVEMKAELEKIREQAANIE